A window of candidate division TA06 bacterium genomic DNA:
CGCTTCGTTGGTCAGCTGCACCGGGTTCAGCCAGGTTTTCCCGCTGTCAACGGAGGCCACCCCGAAGATCTCGTCATTGTTGGTAGTCTTGCCATAGTCGTTATAGATGGCGTAGATGTTGCCGGCCGCATCGGAACTCAAGGTCGGAAAGTTGACGCCGCCGCCGTTCAAGTCGCCAGGGGTAACGCCGGCCAGGTTGCCGGGGATGCCGGAGATACGCTTGACGGTCCAGGCGCTGAAGTCGCCGGCCGTGGTCGGGAAGTAGACGAACAAGCCCTGGCCGTTCCAGGTGCCGTCCTGCCAGGTGAACAAAAAGTACGGCCGGTCGTTGATCCAGGCCCCGTCGTACATGTACCACCAGCCGCCGTACCAGTACTGCGGATAGGGATTGAACATCTGCATGGGGCCGAATGTCCGGCCGCTGTCCACCGATACTTTATAGGCCGGAAAGAAGCCGGCGTAGCCGCTTTCGGCCACATAACTAACGGTGTCGCCGACCACTTCCAGGAAGGCCACCACGGTGTCGCCGCTGCCCGAGATCAGCCAGTCGACCGGGTCCACATCCCAGCCCAGCCCGGAGATCTCGTTGTCGCAGAATTTATCCCAGCCGCTGTAAACCCAGGTGGCACCCAGATCATAGGAAAGAGCATAATAGGTCGAATAGTCGCCGCCCGCTACGGCGTGGGCAAGGGCCGAAATGATCAAAATGCTGTCCCTGATCGCCATGGTGGGAAGATACCAGGCCACGGAGTCACTGGACAGTGTGTCCGGAGGGGTCCACAGTCCGCCCCCGATCCCGCCCTCGTCCCTGGACCAGAATATGGTGTTGGTGTTCCGGTCCTGCCATACTATGTAAGGCCGGCCGGAATTATCCAGAGCCAGGCCGTTGTAGCATCTGGTATTCATGCTGTCGGCGATGGTCTGGGTTCCCCAGTTGGCGCCAAAGTCGTTGGAATAGCTGAACACCAGGTTGCAGGGGCTGGCGGCCTTGCCGAACCCTATGCCGATGTTGGTCCCTGTGGAATCAACTATTATGCTTTTGCCGGTCATGCCGGCAGTAGCCCGCCAGGCATCGCCATAACCTGTGGTGCTGACAATAGTGCCCACCCCGGGAAGCTTGGCGCCGGAGGCTTTGATTACCGTGGTTTCACCTTCCTTGGTGACCAGGTTGGTCCTGGGATCGGTTTTCCTGGCCTCGGCCGTCAGAGTGAAAACCAACACCACACCCAGGTAAAGTATCAAACCTTTTTTCATAGCACAACCTCCTTTATCCAAATATTGTTTTAAAAGGAATGCCCGCAACCTCAAGAACAATTAATTGTTTATTTATTTATTTATTTATTTATTTATTATAGACAATGAAACTAAAAAAAGCAATAAAAAACGTAACAAAAAAAGCGTTTCCTATCATCTCAGAAACGCTTTGCTGACAACCGGTAGTGTTTTTACCTCACATCTCCTGGCGGCCTTGCAGAGCCCGGCTTAAAGTAACCTCGTCCGAGAACTCCAGGTCGCTGCCCACCGGCAGGCCCCGGGCAATGCGGGTGATCTTAATGCCCATCGGTTTTATCAGTTTCATCAAATAAAGAGCGGTAGCCTCGCCCTCGGCGTTGGGGTTGGTGGCCATGATGATCTCTTTGACGTCTATTTTTTCCAGCCGCTCCATCAGCTCCCGCACCCTTAAGTCGTCCGGCCCGATCCCGTCCAGCGGAGAAAGATGCCCCTGCAACACGTGGTACCGGCCTTTGAAGTCTGCCGTCTTCTCCAGGGCTAAAAGGTCGTTGACCTCTTCTACCACGCAGAACACCGAGTCGTCCCGGCCCGGGTCCCGACAGAGGTTGCAGAGATCCTGCTCCGAGGCGTTAAAGCACTGTTTGCAGAACCGCACTTTTTGCTTGAGCTCGATGATGGCGTGGGCCAGGGCCTCGGCATCGTCCGGAGACGATTTCAACAGATAAAAAGCCAGACGCTGGGCGGTTTTGCGCCCGATGCCCGGCAGTTTCATCAGTTCGTCCACGGTCCGGTTGAGTATTTCAGATCCGTAATTCATAAATTCTTCACGTTATCTTTTACCACCAAGACACACCACTAATATTACTTCCTATTTCCCATTTCCTATTTTCGGTTTTCAATTTATTTTGCCTTGGTGTCTTGGTGGCAATGCTCCAACCCCCGGCAGGTTCATCCCGCCGGTCAGAGCCGACATCTCTTTGGCCGCCAGCTCCCGGGATCGCTTAATGGCCTCCTGCACCCCGGCCAATAACAAGTCCTGAAGCATTCCGGCTTCCTCGGGTTCGACGATCTCCAGAGATATCTTGATGTCCAAAATATTCTGTTGACCGTCGGCCGCAATTTTGACCATGCCGCCGCCCACCGAGGTCTCCACCCGTTTGTTGCCCAGTTCTTTTTGAATGCTTTCCATCTTTGACTGCATCATCTGGGCCTGCTTTAAAATATCCCCCATCCCTTTAGCCACAAAAACTGCTGCCTGATTTACTATTATTAATTTGAACTTCGCTTTTTGCTTTCTGCCTTTATAGTACTTCGCCTTCCACCTGGTTCAAAAAGTCCCTGATCCTGGGCGAGCCCAGAGCCTGGCTCTTGCGCCGGTTGGTTTCGTCTTTTAGATCGGTCCTATCCGGCTGGCCGTTGACTGCCTGTCCCGGTTCCTGGGATACCTGGCAGGCCAGCTTAAGGCGCTGGCCCCAAAGACGGACCGTCTCTTCCTCCAGCATCTGCTGGTTGGTCTTGTTTTCCAGGGAATCGGTGAAAAATTTGGAATTAGTGCCGTAGCTGATGGTCAACCGCCCGTCGCTGATGCCCACGGGCCGGGCCGCCTCCAGGCAGGTCCCCAGCAGCATGTTGCGGTTCTTGATGGAGGACACCAGACTGCGCCACAGGCCTTCAAAATCGCCGTTGGATACAGCGGGAGGAGCCTTAGACTCTTCCCTTACTGGTGTTGCAACATAGGCGGCAGGCGAGGGCTGCCGGACTGAAAGCAAGGGCGCCTCCTGGCTTCTGGCGGACATTGCCTTCGGACCGCCATCGGTTTGGTTTTGGATTGGTTGGTCGTTTGTTGCCGGAGCCAGCCCCCCTCCCAGTCCGTTTATCAGTTCTTCTATTTTTACCATCTCATCCAGCTCCGAAAGCCTTAAGCAGGCCGCTTCCAGCACCAGCCTTGACTGGCTGCTCCGCTTCATGGTGGTCTCGGTCTCCACCAGGATCCTGACCATCCTCAGCAGATCCCGGCTTTGGATGCCGCCGGCCTGTTTCAGATAATTCTCTCTGGCATCGGCCGGGACATCGGACAGCGCAATGTCGGGCTGGCCAGCCGCTATCACCATCAGTTTGCGGAAGTGGGCCAAGAGACCCAGGGCAAACTCCTGCAAGTCATATCCGCCCGAAGATACCTGTTCCACCAATTCCAACAGCCCGGCCTGGTTCTTGCCCCGGATCAGGTCCACGGTTTTAAAAAACAGGGCTTCGTCCACCAGGCCCAGCACCTGCCGGGCGTCCTCGGCCGTCAGCTTTTGGCCGCCGTAGGAGATCAACTGATCCAGCAGGCTGATGGCGTCCCGCATCGAACCCTCGGATTTCTGGGCCACTAAGTACAGGCAGTCGTCTGAAGCCTGCACCTCCTCGCCCGGCAGCATCTTCTTGAGGTATTCCACTACCACCGAAACCTCCGCCTTGCGGAAATCAAAACGCTGGCAGCGGGACAGGATGGTAATGGGCACCTTATGAATCTCGGTGGTGGCAAAGATGAAGATAGCATGGGCCGGAGGCTCTTCCAGCGTTTTCAGCAACGCGTTGAAGGCCTCCTTGGTCAGCATGTGGACTTCGTCTATGATGTAGATCTTGTATTTGCCCTGAGTGGGCGTGTATTTGACGTTCTCCCTTAAATCGCGGATCTCGTCGATGCCCCGGTTGGAGGCGCCGTCTATCTCCAGCACGTCGATGCTGCGGGAGCCGGTGATCTCACCACACGAGGTACACTGGTTGCAGGGGGTCTCGGTCGGGCCTTCGGCGCAATTCAAGGCCTTGGCCAGCACCCTGGCGGCCGAGGTCTTGCCCACCCCCCGGGCGCCGGAGAACAGGTAGGCGTGGGCGATGCGCTTGGAGCGGATGGCATTGCGCAAAGTGGTGGTCACATGCTGCTGTCCAATCAGCTGCTCGAAATTCTGGGGCCGCCATTTGCGGGCTAAAACAAGGTAAGACATAACTACTGCATTTCCTAAATTGTCAAAAATATTTTGAATCAGGGCGTTGATTTAAAATCGGAAATCTGACCCCTCTAAAAAGCGGCGGATTTATAAGACCGTAGAGCGATTATTTTGCCTTGGGATACATTTTACTCTACCTGAAAACACCCATTTTGTTCAAATCAACACCCTGAATGAAACCCTACGATTAACGATTAACGAAAGTAGCGCCTCCGTGGCTAGGTGATGGAATCCATCCGGTCCAGCATCCTCTTGATCCCCGACTGCACCACCTCCAGCTCGGCCGAGGCGCAGGTTTTGTCCAACCCCCGGACGCCGTAGAAATTTTTGTTCAATGGCCGCCATAACTCGGGATCGTTCTGGCCAAAGATCGCGAAAGTGGGGGCGCCCACCGCAGCCGAAAGGTGCATGATGCCGGTGTTATTGCACACCACCAGCCGTAGTTGCCTGAGGACTCCGGCCAACTGCCGCACGTCCAGGCCGGGCAGGGCGGTCACCTTGACGTTGACCGCCCCCAGGAACCGCTCGCCCAGGTTGTTCTCACGCGGCCCCCAGAAGACGGCGATCTGGAAGCCGAACTCGCTGGCCAGCCAGTCAGCCAGGGCCGCGTATTTCCGGTAAGGCCACCGGTTCGGCATATTGTAGGCGCCCAGATTGAGGCCGATGGTCTTCTCCGGGATCAGGTGGCGGTCCCACAGCAGCTTCCTGCCCTGCTCCTGTTCCTCCGGGGTAAGGCAGACCTCTTCCGATAGATCATCGGTTGTGATTCCCAGCCTTTCGGTGATCAGCAGGCTCCTTTTGGTCTCGTGCAACGGGAAAGTTGGCGGGGCGGAAAGGATATTGTAAAACAAGTTGGGCCGGAAATCATAGAACGGCAGTTCCGATGTCCCCAGCCGGTAACGGGCGCCGGACAACAGGCCTAACACATCGCTGGATAAAGAATGTGAGACTGTGTTCAGGACTATGCACAGGTCATAGGACTGCCGCAGGCCTTTTAGCAGTTGGAACAGCCTTTTAGGCGTGGCTAATTTCAGCTTTTCCGGATAGACCAGCACCCGGTCAATATTAGGATTGTTATGCAGAACGGGGTGGGTGTAATAGCGGGCCATAGCGGTTATTCTAGCTTGAGGAAATCTTTGCCTTAAGGCCCGGTACACCGGAGTGGTCAGTATCAGGTCGCCCAGCTGGTCGTGCTGGCGGATCACCAAAATACTTTTCACCGAATCCAATTTTACCTGGTCCGGGGAATAAAGCACGTCGGGTAAAAACGCCGAAAACAGGCCGATCATGGCCTTCTTGAATATTTTCTCCGCTGGTTTGTACCGCATGATTTTTGAATGGGTTTTATGTTTCAGATTGTGCGCGTTATGAAAACTAATACAAACGAGTTAAATAGAATGACATAAATCGCGATAGTTGGCCCCAAAACGCCCGTATTTTCAGCATTGCCACCCGGTAATGCTCAAGAAATATCAATGCGTTTGTATTAATAAATTGGAACAGATTGCTTAACGATTACTTTTTCACAAACCAAACATTTCTTTTACCGTTGCTTTTTACAAAAAAATCCACTATTTTAGTATCCTTACAGAAATCTATTATCTCATTGTTCGTGAAATACCGCCACAGCATTCCCGAAAATCTGCCTTTCCTGTATAACCGGGTTCCGTCTTTTAGTACCGAATAACTGCCGGGATCCGCCTGTTCAAACCCGTCAAAAGAGATGAACGCGATACCGCCTGGTTTCAGGGCATTCTTGATATGTTGAATTGTTCTTGTTGCATCCGATAAACGCATATGATCTAAAACGGAATTACAGATGACGGCATCATAGGGCGCTTTCGGTAATTTTATATTCTGCGCCGGACATATGATCGTCGTAATGTTGACTCCCTCCTGTTTTGCCCGGTCATCAACTATCCGTATGACTTCCGAGGATATATCAACGGCAGTTACCTCGAACCCGGCCTTTGCCAAGGCGATGGCCCAATTGCCGTAACCACACCCCACGTCAAGAACCTTTGACGCCTTGTATTCCCTCAAACGCGCTATGGTGGATGTAAATTTCACCATCCCAAGGTACTCTTTATCAGCAGGCGTCCGGGCGAAGCATTTGTCCCAGAAAGTTACGATGTCAAGTTTGTTCATGTTTAACAATCGTCAAGCCTTGAACTGCAGGTTATACAGCCTGGCGTAAGTCCCGCCTTTGGCCAAGAGTTCGGAATGCTTTCCTGTCTCGGTGATCCGGCCGTCCTCAAGGACTATAATCCGGTCGGCCCGCTGAATGGTGGACAACCGGTGAGCGATGACTATGGCGGTGCGGTTGTTCATCAGATTATTGATGGCCTGTTGCACCAAAAGCTCGGATTCGGTGTCCAGGGCCGAGGTAGCCTCGTCCAGGATTAGGATGGCCGGGTTTTTGAGGATGGCCCGGGCGATGGAGATTCGCTGGCGCTGGCCGCCCGAGATCTTCAAGCCCCGCTCGCCCAGCACGGTCTGGTAGCCGTCCGGCATCTCGGCAATGAACTGGTGGGCGTTGGCCGCCCTGGCCGCCTCCTCCACCTGGGCCTGGGAGGCCCCGGGACGGCCGTAGGCGATGTTGCTGAACACGGTGTCATGGAACAGGATGGTCTCCTGGCCCACCATCCCCAGCAGCCTTCGCAGCGACTTGGATTCCAGTTCCTTGATGTCCCTTCCGTCGATTTCTATTTTGCCGCTGGTGCAGTCGTAAAATCTGGGGATCAGGTCGGCCAGGGTGGACTTGCCGGCGCCGGAAGGGCCGACCAAAGCCAGCATCTCGCCCCGTTTGATATTCAGGTTGACGTCCCGCAGCACCAGGTCTTCGTCCGCTGGACCTGTCCCGCCATGGCCCCGGCTCTTATAGCTGAATGAGACATCAATAAATTTGATCGAATCCTGGAATTCGCCTATGGGCAAGGCATTCGGCAGATTCTTGACTTCGGGCTCCAGGTCGATCAGGCCGAAGATGCGCTCGGCCGCGGCCAGCCCCTGCTGCACCACCGGAGTAACGTTGGACAGCCCGTTCAAGGGCTGTAACATGGAAAAGGCTCCGGCCAGAAAGACGAAGAACCTTTCCGGGCTGATGGCTCCCGGCCCGGCCACCTGGTCCCTGGCCAGCCAGATTATCGCCACTCCGGCGATGGCCCCCAAAAACTCGGTCAAAGGCGGGGTCAGCCCGGCCAGGGTCTCAAACCGAAACACCGCCCGGAAATAATCCCGATTGTAGCGGGAAAATTTTGTTTTCTCATGCTCTTCCATGGCAAAGGTCTTGACCACCTTGATGCCGGAGATGGTTTCGGTCAAAACCGCGGTCACATCCCCCAGTTTCTCCTGCAGCCGTTTGCCCCGCCTCCTTAAGCGACGTCCGATCAGGGAAATGACTCCGATGCTCAAAGGCAGCACCAGCAATGCGGTCAGCGCCAGTTTGGGAGCCGCGATCACCGCCAGGCCCAGGTAAACCAGGATCAGGCTGCTCTGGCGGATGATGGATATGGTGCCGTCGGTGATGGCTCCCCGCAACAGCCCCACGTCGTTGGTCAGCCGGGATACCGTGTTCCCCACCTTGTGCTGGTGGAAATAGGACAGGGAAAGCTTGTGCAGATGGCCGTACATTTTCTCCCGCAGGTCGGCGGTCACCTTTTGCTCAATATAGACGGTCAGGATCCTTTGCAGGTACATGAAAATGTTCTTCAGGAAAAATACGCCCAATATCAGCCAGCAGAGCTTGATCAGCCCGGCCAGCCGGCCGTCCTTCAACAGCCACCAAAATGCCAGGTCTTTCAGCTGGTTGACATCCAGCGATCGGACGGCGGGGGCGGTCGCGGCCAGTTTCTCCTGGGCCGGGCTGAACAACACTTTGATGAACGGGGCGATCATCCCCAGCGAAGCCCCGGAGAACAGGGCCAGCATCCACATGCAGAGCACCGCCAAACAGAACTGTTTCCAGTATGGTTTTAGGCGTGATATCAGCCTTAAGTACAGTTTCATTCAATTTAAAAAATAAATAATCTTGACGCGGCAGCCAATTTGTGTTAATTTTATTACTATCCAGCCACAAAGATCAAAGGCAAAGATTATAGAATAATTCTTGAATCTACTACAAAAATGTCTTTTTGAAAAAACCGCTTTTAGAAAAAGATTTACGAAAGCGAAAATTGCAAAAATGGCCTTTTTTAGAATGAACCCAGATTTAAATCCACTTTGAGACTTGGTGCCACTTCGGTAAACTCAGTGCATCGCTTGGTGGCTGAATGGTTACTTTACTTTTAACTATTATGGAATTCATAAAAAAACAGGACTCCGCCGGGAGGCCGGTTAAAAAGTATTTTTTGACCGGTTTGGTGGTGATGCTGCCCATACTGCTAACCGCCTACCTTCTATGGCTGTTGTTCAGCTGGAGCGGACAGATCTTCGGCCAGCTTTTGGTCTATGTCCCCTATCTGCAGGATATCCCCCAAATGGTCAGGCTGGTGCTGGGATTTGTGCTGCTAGTGCTGGTCATCTATGCGATGGGTTTCCTGGCCTCGCACCTGATCGGCCGGCGGCTGCTGGATATCTGGGACGACTTCATCTCCAGGGTGCCCCTGGCCCGGCTGGTTTACGGCACCACCAAGCAGTTCACCGATAATTTCTTCAGCAACCGTTTCGCCTTCCGCCAGGTGGTGGCGGTGGAGTATCCCCGCCCCGGCGCTTTCGCCCTGGGATTCCTGACCTCCGAAAAGACTTGGGAAATGGACGATGGATCGGTGGTCCATACCGTTTACCTGCCCAACACCCCCAACCCCACCGGCGGCCGGATCATGTTGGTGCCGCCCCGGCGGCTGTTGAGAGTTCAGATGTCGGTGGAGGAGGCCCTAAAACTGATCGTCTCCGGCGGAATGGTCTCTCCCCAAAATTTAACCATCGCCAACTCATTGGACAAACCTGATGATTCAGATAAGAAAACTGCTAAAAAAACTAAAACTAAAAAAGCCCGATAAGCTGACCATCCAGGAACTACAGCTGTTGCTGGCCAAAGCCGTGGCCCAGAACGCGCTGACCCGGGATGAAGGGCATATGATGCAACGGATATTGTCGCTGTCCCAGACCCCGCTGTGGGAGGTGATGATACCGCTGCCCCAGGCCTCATCCATCGAAGCCTCGGCCAAGGTGGACCAGATAATCGATCTCTGCCTGAAATCCGGCCATTCCCGCTTCCCGGTCTACGAGAAAACCCCGGACAACATCATCGGGATCATCCACGTCAAGGAGGTCTTGCGGCTGTGGCGCAAAAAATCCGGCGACTTACGGGCGGTGGAATTCATCCGGCTGCCGGTGTTCCTGCCCCAGACCATCAAGGTTTCCCAGGCCCTGTCCGAATTCCGGAGGAAAAAGATTTCCATCGCCCTGGCCATCGATGAATACGGCGCTCCCGCCGGCTTGATCACCAGCGAGGATTTGACCGCGGAGATCGTGGGGCAAATGCAGGACGAACTGGACCGGGAATATCAGTATCTAATCCCCCTGGGCGGCCGCTCATTTTCGGTGGATGCCCGGATGCCTCTGGATAAATTTGCCGGACAGTTTAAAGTACACACCGAATCCAAGGCCCACAGCCTGGCCGGGTTCCTGTTTGAAGAACTGCAGCGCATCCCGCTGCCCGGCGAAAGTTTTAAGCTTCAGGGGCTGGAATTCACCGTTACCCAGGGCGCGGCCAGCAAAATATATAAATTAAAAGTGTCCCCCGGTAAAAAATACTAATGGGAGCGTATATTAGTAGACATTCCGGTTTCTTTTAAATCCAATATAATTAGCGTATTTAGCGTGTTTCGGTGGAAAAAAGTCTACTATTATCCGCTCTGATTAGTAACTCTGGTTCTCTATTAGGAATCCATGAAACCAGGAAATAATGAATGATTGTCAAATTACCTGATACCACTTGTCGCAACCATTACCTAAAATATTTCTAAGCAGACAAGAAAACCACTTGGGGAATAATTCCTGTCATTCCTGGTTTCCTTATAATCAGAAATCCGAAAATGCCCAAATTATGCCGCTTTGGCCATTGGTATTTGTCCCGCAATATCGGGATCCCGCCAACCTGTCCGCCGTAGTAGAAACGAAGGAGGAAGGGCGGTGATTTCGGATTTCGGAGCGCCTCCGCTGAGGCCTTCGCTAAAGCTACGGCCCCCAAGGGAAGGCAAGCAGGTAGCGTAAGCGAAAGCTATGGCGCTTGAAGAAGACAAGCCACGCCACGCCATAGGCGGAGGCTCCGCTTTGCGGGGCCGTTGGCAAGAAGCGAAAGCGGATTTGGATATTAGGCCTGCACTGAGCACGACTGCTTGCCTGGCTTTTGAAGTGATTTCCTCAACTTTGGCTTTTTGCCAAAGTTGAGAAGGGTATTTAAAAAATATTACAACTGCTCTTTTTCTTCCCCGCCTTCCGGAGAATCACCTTCCAAATCCGAAGCAGATTTTCCTTCCTCCGGATCTTCAGTTTTATCCGGCCCCGCCTTATCCTCTAAAACATTGTCCGGAGATTCAAAGGGAACCTCCTCCTGGGTGCCGTAGCTCGAAAGCCTCGTTAAACCAAGCTCGGCGTCGATCTCGGCGTCCATCTTTTCCTTTTCCGCCTGCCTGGCTTTGAGGTATTCCTCCAGTTCCTCGATCCGGGGCAGGTCCGACAGCGAGCTTAAGCCGAAATAGCGCAAAAACTCCGGAGTGGTCCCAAACAGCAGCGGCTTGCCGGGACGGTTATCGCGGCCTACTGCGGTAATCAAGTTCCGCTCCAGCAGGGTGGCCGTCACCCCGTCCACGTTGACCCCCCGGATGCTCTCCATATCGGCCTTGATGATGGGCTGTTTGTAGGCCACTATCCCCAGGGTCTCCAGGGAAGCCGCGGTAAGCCGGGACACCCGCCGGCCCCGGAAAAGCTCGCCCACCCATTTGGAATATTCCGGTTTGGTGTATATCTGGAATCCCCCGGCCAGCTCCACCAGGGAAAAACTGTGCCCGTTCCTCTCATATTCATCCTTCAGCTCGTGCAGCAACTGCCGCAATATCTTGAGGTCTATCTCGCCCAGGGTGGACTTGATCTTGGAGACTGGCAGGGGGACGTCGGTGGCAAAAAGCAGGGCTTCGATTATCCTCTTGGCTTCGGTGCGGTCCATAAGCATTTCCTTATCAATCGGTGTCGGGTTTATTAATGGATAAAATATAGCTTGACTTTAATGGTATGATATGATATTTTTACACGCTTTGTAAAGAGAAAACTAACGGCTAATCAATAATCAACAAAATTTATTTGGAGGGAATCAAGTTGGCAGAGACTAAAAAAAGAAACACCAAGAAAAAAATAAATTCGGCGGTAAAACGGGCCCGTCAGGCTATCAAACGAAGAACCGCCAGAATGGCGGTAAAAAGCAAGCTGCGGGGCACCATTAAAAAGGCCGCAATGGTTAAAACCGGAGAACAATTGCCTCTGGCTCATTCCCAGATAGACAAAGCCGCCCAAAAAGGCGTGCTTCATAAAAACACCGCCGCCCGGATGAAATCCCGTTTGGCCAAGGCCGTTAAAAAAGCATAATAGCCTTTCGATAAACAATGCCCCATTATACCATAAAAGAATCGTCCCGATAAAGCTCGGGACGATTCTTTTTTTGTTTTTATGTGCTGATGTTATTTTATTATGTTGGGCGTTAAGAATATCAATATCTCACGTTTGGCGGTGGCGGTGCTGGTGGAACGGAACAAAGCGCCGATAAACGGAATGTTCATCAATATTGGCACGCCTTTGATAGATTTTCCGCCCTTGGTCTGCAACAGTCCGCCGATGACTGCGGTTTCGCCATCATTGATCATTATCTGGGTGGTGGCCTCGTTGGTCAAAATAACCACCCCGCCCAAAATGGTGGCGGTGGGGTCCAGATCCGAGATCTCGGTCTTGACATCCATGGTGATATTTTGAGCCGAGTTGATGTGCGGGGTGACCGTCAGCACCATGCCGATGGTGTACATCGATGTTACGGTATTGCCGCTTTCATCCCTCAGTGAAATCGGGATTTTCTTGCCGCCGACTATTTTGGCTTCCTTGTTGTTGGTGGCCGAAATCCTGGGGTTGGAGATGGTATTGGCTTTGCGGTCGGACTCCAAAGCCGAGATGGTGGCGTTCAGCTGGGCAAAGGATCGAATGGTCCCGATATTGATCCCGGGACGGTCTCCGGTGGGCAACAATTGCGGCACCTGTATTCCGGGACTTGTTGGCCCCAAATTCTTGGTTTCCAGATTGCCCGCATAGCTTCCCACATTGGCTATAGACCAGTTGATCCCCAGATCCTTGGTGGCGTCCATGTCCACGTCGATGATCCGGGCAATGATCTCCACCTGCTGGGTCGGGGTGTCAAGTTGAACTATGAGGTTTCTGGCTTCAGCCTGTTTATCGGCTACGTCGGTGATCACCAGGGCATTGGTTCTCTTATCGACCTGAATGCCGCCCCGGTCGCTTAGTATCTTTTGGATAGAGCCCGAAAGTTCGCTGGCCACAGCATATTGAATGTAATAAACCATGGTCTTTAGTTCCACGCCCAGACTGCGGCCCCGCACTTCTTCCTGCATTTTGGCCGGAGTTCCCACCCTGATGATGGTGGAATCTTCGCCCCAGTCGGCGATCATGGCGGCCGATTTCACCATTTCGTTAAAGGCCATGACCCAGGGAACATCCTTCAAACGCATACTGATGTTGCCCTTGACGTCGCCGCCGATTATCAGGTTGCAGTTGGCCAGCTGGGCCATTCCCCGCAATACCGCTATGATGTCGGAATTCTCCAGATTTAAAGACACTCTTTTGCCGGCCAGGCCTCTTTTGCCTCTGGCGGGATAGCCTGGCGTCTTGGCAGCCACATAAACCGGCAATGCCGGCTGCATGGGGGTGGCAGGCAGCGCCTGATACTGCGGCGGAGCCGCCGGGGCCACCGGCGTAGCAGGCATTTCTTCCACCACCGGAGGCGGAGTGGACGGGGGCTGAGGTGCGGCAGTCGGCGGAGTGTAAGGAGCGGCCGGTTGTTCCACCACCGGGGCCGGAGCCGCCGGAGTCGGGGTGACTGGTACCGCCGGAGCGGCCGGGGTCTCTTCCACCACCGGGGCCGGGACCGCCGGAGTAACTGGAACCGGGGCGACCGGTGCC
This region includes:
- a CDS encoding glycosyltransferase family 9 protein: MRYKPAEKIFKKAMIGLFSAFLPDVLYSPDQVKLDSVKSILVIRQHDQLGDLILTTPVYRALRQRFPQARITAMARYYTHPVLHNNPNIDRVLVYPEKLKLATPKRLFQLLKGLRQSYDLCIVLNTVSHSLSSDVLGLLSGARYRLGTSELPFYDFRPNLFYNILSAPPTFPLHETKRSLLITERLGITTDDLSEEVCLTPEEQEQGRKLLWDRHLIPEKTIGLNLGAYNMPNRWPYRKYAALADWLASEFGFQIAVFWGPRENNLGERFLGAVNVKVTALPGLDVRQLAGVLRQLRLVVCNNTGIMHLSAAVGAPTFAIFGQNDPELWRPLNKNFYGVRGLDKTCASAELEVVQSGIKRMLDRMDSIT
- the recR gene encoding recombination protein RecR is translated as MNYGSEILNRTVDELMKLPGIGRKTAQRLAFYLLKSSPDDAEALAHAIIELKQKVRFCKQCFNASEQDLCNLCRDPGRDDSVFCVVEEVNDLLALEKTADFKGRYHVLQGHLSPLDGIGPDDLRVRELMERLEKIDVKEIIMATNPNAEGEATALYLMKLIKPMGIKITRIARGLPVGSDLEFSDEVTLSRALQGRQEM
- a CDS encoding class I SAM-dependent methyltransferase produces the protein MNKLDIVTFWDKCFARTPADKEYLGMVKFTSTIARLREYKASKVLDVGCGYGNWAIALAKAGFEVTAVDISSEVIRIVDDRAKQEGVNITTIICPAQNIKLPKAPYDAVICNSVLDHMRLSDATRTIQHIKNALKPGGIAFISFDGFEQADPGSYSVLKDGTRLYRKGRFSGMLWRYFTNNEIIDFCKDTKIVDFFVKSNGKRNVWFVKK
- a CDS encoding YbaB/EbfC family nucleoid-associated protein, with the protein product MGDILKQAQMMQSKMESIQKELGNKRVETSVGGGMVKIAADGQQNILDIKISLEIVEPEEAGMLQDLLLAGVQEAIKRSRELAAKEMSALTGGMNLPGVGALPPRHQGKIN
- a CDS encoding exo-alpha-sialidase, which codes for MKKGLILYLGVVLVFTLTAEARKTDPRTNLVTKEGETTVIKASGAKLPGVGTIVSTTGYGDAWRATAGMTGKSIIVDSTGTNIGIGFGKAASPCNLVFSYSNDFGANWGTQTIADSMNTRCYNGLALDNSGRPYIVWQDRNTNTIFWSRDEGGIGGGLWTPPDTLSSDSVAWYLPTMAIRDSILIISALAHAVAGGDYSTYYALSYDLGATWVYSGWDKFCDNEISGLGWDVDPVDWLISGSGDTVVAFLEVVGDTVSYVAESGYAGFFPAYKVSVDSGRTFGPMQMFNPYPQYWYGGWWYMYDGAWINDRPYFLFTWQDGTWNGQGLFVYFPTTAGDFSAWTVKRISGIPGNLAGVTPGDLNGGGVNFPTLSSDAAGNIYAIYNDYGKTTNNDEIFGVASVDSGKTWLNPVQLTNEA
- the dnaX gene encoding DNA polymerase III subunit gamma/tau, whose protein sequence is MSYLVLARKWRPQNFEQLIGQQHVTTTLRNAIRSKRIAHAYLFSGARGVGKTSAARVLAKALNCAEGPTETPCNQCTSCGEITGSRSIDVLEIDGASNRGIDEIRDLRENVKYTPTQGKYKIYIIDEVHMLTKEAFNALLKTLEEPPAHAIFIFATTEIHKVPITILSRCQRFDFRKAEVSVVVEYLKKMLPGEEVQASDDCLYLVAQKSEGSMRDAISLLDQLISYGGQKLTAEDARQVLGLVDEALFFKTVDLIRGKNQAGLLELVEQVSSGGYDLQEFALGLLAHFRKLMVIAAGQPDIALSDVPADARENYLKQAGGIQSRDLLRMVRILVETETTMKRSSQSRLVLEAACLRLSELDEMVKIEELINGLGGGLAPATNDQPIQNQTDGGPKAMSARSQEAPLLSVRQPSPAAYVATPVREESKAPPAVSNGDFEGLWRSLVSSIKNRNMLLGTCLEAARPVGISDGRLTISYGTNSKFFTDSLENKTNQQMLEEETVRLWGQRLKLACQVSQEPGQAVNGQPDRTDLKDETNRRKSQALGSPRIRDFLNQVEGEVL